The Bordetella sp. FB-8 genome includes a window with the following:
- the tal gene encoding transaldolase, which yields MTSLLDSLRQYTTVVADTGDFEAMRALRPTDATTNPSLILKAVQLDAYKPLLQQTVRAHRGAPVPELTDRLLVAFGQEILRIVPGRVSTEVDARLSFDTRATIERARGLIALYEAAGVPRERVLIKIASTWEGIQAARVLQQEGVHCNLTLLFALPQAVACAQAGVQLISPFVGRIYDWYKKAAGAQWVEAEHAGAQDPGVQSVARIYRYYKQFGIKTEVMGASFRNSGQILALAGCDLLTISPELLAELAGMQGSVTPALPPPQDADQPMERMPADEVSFRMLMNEDAMASEKLSEGIRAFVADGRRLDALLAPL from the coding sequence ATGACCAGCCTGCTCGACTCCCTGCGCCAGTACACCACCGTGGTCGCCGACACTGGCGATTTCGAGGCTATGCGCGCGCTGCGCCCTACCGACGCCACCACCAATCCCTCCTTGATCTTAAAGGCCGTGCAGCTCGATGCTTATAAGCCGCTGCTGCAGCAAACCGTGCGCGCCCATCGCGGCGCGCCAGTGCCGGAACTGACCGACCGCCTGCTGGTAGCTTTCGGCCAGGAGATCCTGCGCATCGTACCGGGCCGGGTATCGACCGAGGTGGACGCGCGCCTGTCCTTCGACACGCGCGCCACGATCGAGCGCGCCCGCGGCCTGATCGCCCTATATGAAGCCGCCGGCGTGCCGCGCGAGCGGGTGCTGATCAAGATCGCCTCGACCTGGGAAGGCATCCAGGCGGCGCGCGTGCTGCAACAGGAAGGCGTGCACTGCAATCTGACGCTGCTCTTCGCCCTGCCCCAGGCCGTGGCCTGCGCGCAGGCCGGCGTGCAACTGATCTCGCCTTTCGTGGGCCGCATCTACGACTGGTACAAGAAGGCGGCGGGCGCACAGTGGGTGGAGGCCGAGCATGCGGGCGCGCAGGACCCGGGCGTGCAATCCGTGGCGCGCATCTACCGCTACTACAAGCAATTCGGGATCAAGACCGAAGTCATGGGCGCGAGCTTTCGCAATTCGGGGCAGATCCTGGCCCTGGCGGGCTGCGACCTGCTGACGATCAGCCCGGAGCTGCTGGCGGAACTGGCCGGCATGCAGGGCAGCGTGACGCCTGCGCTGCCCCCCCCGCAGGACGCGGATCAGCCCATGGAGCGCATGCCGGCCGACGAGGTGAGCTTTCGCATGCTGATGAACGAGGACGCAATGGCCAGCGAGAAGCTGTCGGAAGGCATACGCGCGTTCGTGGCGGACGGGCGCAGGCTGGACGCCCTGCTTGCGCCCCTCTGA